Proteins encoded by one window of Dioscorea cayenensis subsp. rotundata cultivar TDr96_F1 chromosome 6, TDr96_F1_v2_PseudoChromosome.rev07_lg8_w22 25.fasta, whole genome shotgun sequence:
- the LOC120263867 gene encoding LOW QUALITY PROTEIN: putative dihydroflavonol 4-reductase (The sequence of the model RefSeq protein was modified relative to this genomic sequence to represent the inferred CDS: deleted 1 base in 1 codon) — protein MGESRPSRVLVTGASGYLGGHLCRALLDDGLQVRAFVRRTSDLASLPVPPPRLPSFELAYGDVTDLPSLVSACHGCDVIFHAAALVEPWLPDPSRFLSVNVGGLKNVLEAFKETNTLQKVIYTSSFFALGPTDGYVADEKQIHAGKFFCTEYEKSKSIADKIALEAARDGMPIILLYPGVIYGPGKLTAGNVLARIIVERFSGRLPGYMGSGNDIESFCHVEDVAKGHIAAMYKGRFGERYLLTGENVSFNQVIDRSAFITRTRKPWFHIPLWLIEIYGWISVFFAKVTGKLPLISYPTVRVLRHQWAYSCDKAKEELGYNPRSLNEGLAEVLSWLKSLGSIKY, from the exons ATGGGGGAGTCCAGGCCTAGTCGTGTGCTGGTGACAGGGGCATCGGGCTATCTCGGCGGCCACCTCTGCCGCGCTTTGCTCGACGACGGCTTGCAAGTCAGGGCCTTCGTCCGCCGTACCAGCGATCTCGCCTCCCTCCCTGTCCCTCCTCCTCGTCTT CCTTCCTTTGAGCTCGCCTATGGTGATGTCACCGACCTCCCCTCCCTTGTCTCTGCATGCCATGGCTGCGATGTTATCTTCCACGCTGCGGCTCTTGTCGAGCCCTGGCTTCCCGATCCTTCTCGGTTCCTTTCG GTTAATGTTGGAGGCTTGAAAAATGTGTTGGAAGCTTTCAAAGAGACAAATACACTACAGAAAGTAATATATACATCATCATTTTTTGCTCTTGGCCCCACCGATGGATATGTTGCTGACGAGAAACAG ATTCATGCAGGAAAATTCTTTTGCACAGAATATGAGAAATCCAAATCTATTGCAGATAAGATTGCTCTAGAGGCTGCGCGTGATGGAATGCCAATCATTCTTCTTTATCCAGGAGTTATTTATGGCCCAGGGAAGCTGACTGCTGGAAATGTTCTGGCTCGTATT ATTGTAGAACGTTTCAGTGGTCGGTTACCAGGTTATATGGGCAGTGGTAATGATATAGAATCCTTTTGTCATGTTGAAGATGTAGCAAAAGGGCATATAGCTGCAATGTATAAGGGAAGATTCGGTGAGAGGTATCTACTTACAGGAGAGAATGTATCTTTTAACCAAGTGATTGACAGATCTGCTTTTATTACCAGAACAAGGAAACCTTGGTTTCACATCCCTCTGTGGTTGATTGAAATTTATGGTTGGATATCCGTTTTCTTTGCAAAAGTAACTGGAAAGCTGCCTCTAATTAGTTATCCA aCCGTGAGAGTTTTGAGACATCAATGGGCGTATTCTTGTGACAAGGCTAAGGAAGAGTTGGGTTACAATCCTAGAAGCTTGAATGAAGGTCTTGCCGAGGTTCTTTCTTGGCTTAAGAGCTTGGGATcaataaaatattga